The Paenibacillus sp. G2S3 region ATCTCAAGGATCCATCCACTTTTTCAATCGGTATTCCATTAACCGCTACTAAGATATCCCCTTCCCGCAAATTCTGCTTATAGCCTTCACTGGAAACGTCGACCTCTGCGATATAATATTGTCCTTGTTCATTCTGCTCCAGACCAACTTCAAGTAAGATATTGGAGTGAATGATTCCCACAAAATGAATGATAAGAAAGGCAAAACCGCAAAGTAACCCTGATATGAAAAAAAAACGGAGTTTCACTCTCATTTGAATCCCCCGGAAGAACAAAATTATACATATTTGTAATTCAGCTCATGTATCCTCTACCATTTTAAATGAATTCAATAGGGAATAATATACTTTTATGCATGATATTCCTTCGTTTATATACGAACGCATGTGTTATTGCGCTAAACTGATCGGCTGCCGTTTTATCCTGAGGTTTCGATTCAGAATCCAAACTGCTACAGCGCCATATAAAATCACCGGGACCCAACCACTCTCTCCAGCTAAATACTCCAGCATCGGTGATGAACTCGCAGTAATATTACGCAACACACTATCTACGGCATTATTAGTTCCATGCAAAAGCACTGCCGGCCATATGCTACCAGAAGTCAGACGCAGTTCATTAATAATGATTCCCGCAAATACAACGGATAAGGTAAACAGGGTCAGTACAAGCCAACGGTTCCCTGAAGAATGATAGGCACGTGGGCCGAGAATCGCTGGATAATGCCATATCGCCCATATAAAACCCATCGTTATGCTGGAACTAACTCTTCCCATCCATTGAAAACGCGGGAGCAGCCAGCCCCTCCAGCCTATTTCTTCACCCAATGCAGATAGGGAACCCAGAACAATATAAACGACCAAATATATAACCGTCTTGATCCATGAATCTGGAGGAATCAAGCTTGATACCCATCCTGCCCAATAGACCGCATATCCGGCTCCCAGTGAACATAAGGGAATGATCAAAGCCAATATGTATTCTTTCCTTCCTCTAAACTTGAAACCTAATCTTCTCCATCCCTCAGCACGATAACCATCTCGCACAATCAAGAACATCATGAGACATACTGCGAGTAACGGGGTACATCCGTACAGACCTTGTGCTGATTCGGGGAGTAGCAGCATCCCAAGCGCCATTGCCCACACGATAATAATAAAAAGAAGAGATTGTTTCTTGTCAGAGAGCAATATTCTCACCTACCTTTTTATAATATAAACACCTGTTTTTCCTATTTAATCCAATTCTACAATAGCACTAGGTACATTTCACCGAAAACAACTGCCGTTAAAACCGCAAATCTTTTGCGGTGGTGCGCCTCATCACCTCCTCGTCTGGCATAAAATTCAAACTACCTTCTCATACTATGGGGAGAATATGGAGGTGAATGTCATGCCAAAAAATAACGCCAGTCCCAAAGGTGAACCGGGCAAACATCAACCAAGTAAGAAAAACAACGCACAGAATAACAATAATTTTAATGAAGCAGCCCAGATGGTAAACATCGATAAAGCTGCAGATTATGTTCCCAGCTTAAACGGTGTCTCCAAAACCGACGTCTAAACCGCACTGCTAAACAAAAAAACACTCCTCAGAATATTCTGAAGGAGTGTTTCATTTCAAAGATTATATGCGATACGTTAAGCCTACTACACCGTTACTGTAAGCTTTTGAGTCCACAAGATGAAGTGGGACTGGATTCGTGATCTCGTCAAACAGACGCATTCCAGAGCCAACGACTACGGGACAGATATTAAGCCTAAGCTCATCTAACAATCCATTTTGTAATAGGGATCTGACTAATTTCGGACTACCAGGGATCTGAATGTTCTTTCCAGGCTGTTGCTTTAGCTTCATTATCTCCTCGAAGAGCTTGCCCTTGATCAGGCTCGCAGGTTGCCATTCGAGCATGTCCTCCGTAATCGTACTGGAGACCAGATATTTGCCAGAATGGTTCAGGAATCTTGCCATGGGT contains the following coding sequences:
- a CDS encoding dihydrofolate reductase family protein; the encoded protein is MSKDHHAQEAGTSRKIVAGLFMSLDGVVDSLEASPKKWGSNEMNETIAAGVAQADTVLLGPRTYKMLAQFWQHQSDDLPMARFLNHSGKYLVSSTITEDMLEWQPASLIKGKLFEEIMKLKQQPGKNIQIPGSPKLVRSLLQNGLLDELRLNICPVVVGSGMRLFDEITNPVPLHLVDSKAYSNGVVGLTYRI
- a CDS encoding CPBP family intramembrane glutamic endopeptidase, whose translation is MRILLSDKKQSLLFIIIVWAMALGMLLLPESAQGLYGCTPLLAVCLMMFLIVRDGYRAEGWRRLGFKFRGRKEYILALIIPLCSLGAGYAVYWAGWVSSLIPPDSWIKTVIYLVVYIVLGSLSALGEEIGWRGWLLPRFQWMGRVSSSITMGFIWAIWHYPAILGPRAYHSSGNRWLVLTLFTLSVVFAGIIINELRLTSGSIWPAVLLHGTNNAVDSVLRNITASSSPMLEYLAGESGWVPVILYGAVAVWILNRNLRIKRQPISLAQ